The following coding sequences lie in one Oncorhynchus kisutch isolate 150728-3 linkage group LG17, Okis_V2, whole genome shotgun sequence genomic window:
- the si:dkeyp-110g5.4 gene encoding uncharacterized protein si:dkeyp-110g5.4 — protein sequence MRGIDILENFEIYIPKEAEVKITSILTLPTSILRRMGVPRSQGGSAKSVSSPLATWISPVVIRERGCSPASPTVDTAKINLTSMVTKEPKAAQGPFLIPFVSSSGTAFNVLREFLPSRQNFQQGTATQIDPLPHGLPPVPHQDAIIIHKGRIFLSIKKAKTIRGKRQHSPDLNNLLSSEAPQTTQRKLIFLSPARKSQKKSCPTSPKPSPKKPQGKWALLQRFGLTHQVQVKLSRIPQGDIEPQQTAEEDHNTEQDQVIRKLLNANRLLKETAGRCPEQEMELVTQEENKPLNEETQESLSKTANWHPCSSEGFQGRGGITSETDDDAEEEPEEEGCHNLGSVKQRRVEDKGKSGAEGQATNGDESEVEDLSVTAVALSDSLPPPEALNADQSSDTVMQVDFTGDSVQSWTAEFPIIPALAPTPKQNHGFDFEHSAREERINRIRAKLRESEAALNNLRSPS from the exons ATGCGGGGCATAGACATCCTGGAGAACTTTGAGATCTACATCCCCAAAGAGGCAGAGGTGAAAATCACCTCTATTCTGACTCTGCCAACCTCCATCTTGAGAAGGATGGGAGTGCCCCGCTCTCAGGGTGGCAGTGCAAAGAGCGTTTCTTCGCCTTTGGCCACGTGGATCTCGCCAGTGGTCATCCGAGAGAGAGGCTGTTCACCGGCCAGCCCTACAGTGGATACAGCCAAGATTAACCTGACCTCAATGGTGACCAAGGAACCCAAGGCAGCCCAGGGTCCCTTCTTGATCCCATTTGTCTCCTCCAGCGGCACGGCCTTCAATGTCCTCAGGGAGTTCTTGCCCTCCAGACAGAACTTCCAGCAGGGTACTGCCACCCAGATTGACCCCCTCCCTCATGGCCTGCCCCCTGTCCCCCACCAGGATGCCATCATCATCCACAAGGGGAGGATCTTCCTGTCAATCAAGAAAGCAAAGACTATCAGAGGAAAGAGGCAGCACAGCCCTGACCTGAATAACTTGTTGTCTTCCGAGGCCCCTCAGACCACACAGCGAAAACTGATCTTCCTCTCACCTGCCAGGAAGAGCCAGAAGAAG TCCTGCCCCACATCTCCAAAGCCGTCTCCTAAAAAGCCCCAGGGGAAGTgggcattgctgcagaggttcgGCCTGACCCACCAAGTCCAGGTGAAGTTGTCCAGAATCCCCCAGGGGGACATTGAGCCACAGCAGACTGCCGAAGAGGATCATAACACAGAGCAA GATCAAGTCATACGGAAGTTATTGAACGCCAACAGGTTGTTAAAGGAGACTGCTGGCAGATGTCCTGAACAGGAGATGGAGTTGGTGACTCAAGAGGAAAACAAGCCTTTGAATGAGGAGACCCAAGAATCATTATCAAAGACAGCAAATTGGCACCCTTGCTCAAGCGAAGGCTTTCAGGGCAGAGGTGGGATTACCAGTGAGACAGATGATGATGCTGAGGAGGAGCCTGAGGAAGAGGGATGTCACAATTTGGGTAGTGTCAAACAACGACGAGTTGAAGACAAAGGTAAGAGTGGGGCAGAGGGCCAAGCCACCAATGGGGATGAGTCTGAGGTGGAAGATCTCTCTGTTACGGCTGTTGCTTTGAGTGACAGCTTACCTCCACCAGAGGCCCTGAATGCAGACCAAAGCAGTGATACGGTTATGCAAGTTGACTTCACGGGGGACAGTGTTCAGAGTTGGACGGCGGAGTTCCCAATCATACCCGCTCTAGCCCCCACCCCCAAACAGAACCATGGTTTTGACTTTGAGCATTCGGCCCGTGAGGAGAGGATCAACCGTATCAGGGCCAaactgagagagagcgaggctgCCCTCAACAACCTGCGCTCTCCAAGTTGA
- the lrif1 gene encoding uncharacterized protein lrif1 — protein sequence MSNLNISYSNQGKTMASQGACRSGTGVFYQAMPAVGTDGRNVMKLIPVQKVNGQFVRSPTSTMKDISEPQRDLTLDVPSISKINMSTLGPTAKGQSVNKRSFYMSTSQNPTNLTGIYKSVSIQTPIVTTKVAQSALSLTSPELTLLNKDQLPVTVKSPALPNGQYLQIPPNAQVKTLPASALPPAIKRQIFTSSTSCASNSNLPMVLYVSPVQTMKPGGTPLCPTFQKAPLSLSRLPRPSGQTHSKCSSSGSTPCSTTAKDGKRPVTPIKWVIEEADGSPAQCLVPVNSSSMTSDILKTLAEMEKATKPCENTAKKCSPSQESQTRIGQEKDNALVMYNGKVYFVAKKTPELCNRPSKPLEASRNMGDSTKQAAESVGFNQRISLPPSLPLSSSLGSQFSNKTRPDPKHIVIPDDIIDLCDDDPQDNLTYQAISTRDVTRQPFRQSEVDEDEDSNVIFVSYLPPKTVSKVAEEDKEMAHMLNDLEAEQEVLCSQDHLNGQIVDNQNKVSGLSIEKCQSIATAQDMAGCQGSATGQELNSRQHDITGQYRKILQRFHGRATGIRIENIQGNATSKEMGSSHPSASTQEMGNVQDDATDQGIGNSQHHPATQEMDNITGSTSLQTEMETHKEKSSSDPIPEQRTSVLDMESLETCDRLLKQMFGITSDVKICLERIDAKPKAIPKAFPRIGTTNKRTIEAIRKLLQGSNILIKKREHKETEVSATRKDGSCPIDAKRQKIEKVKNASESSENTEPLTSPTPQLEKQPLTNPTPQLEKQPLTNLTPQLEKKPLTSPTPQLEKQPLTSPTPQLEKQPLTSPTPQLKKQPLTSPTPQLKKQPLASPTPQLEKQPLASPSPQLKMQPLASPCPQLKMQPLASPCPQLKMQPLASPSPQLKMQPLASPSPPLKMQPLASPSPQLKMQPLASPSPQLDILSDAEHIFGYEEPTVNYLISTPVETGAPSKPLPEINPVHISKRSSNSPVPSVHPQTNAEAMDCAPGPFCGTASNIKPNSRRRRGKGKRCTACPCGVTGTLVQEKAMSSSSTSQEEPSSSKPPNTRSSGSSTFAIAKSAKRKGRKSTKAQMEDKELTSVEIQCPSTVSEQGSSTAGEIPTSYLCSTALMDPEEIKRHERIKRLKELLKEKEAALAMIRKNMG from the exons ATGAGTAACTTGAATATCTCATACAGTAATCAAGGCAAAACGATGGCATCTCAAGGCGCGTGTCGCAG tgggacaggtgtcttttaccaAGCGATGCCGGCTGTGGGAACTGATGGGAGAAATGTTATGAAACTGATCCCTGTTCAAAAAGTAAACGGGCAGTTTGTTCGATCACCAACAAGCACTATGAAGGACATCTCTGAACCTCAACGAGATCTTACCTTGGACGTGCCATCAATTTCGAAGATTAACATGTCTACTCTGGGACCCACAGCTAAAGGACAATCGGTGAATAAAAGGTCATTTTACATGAGTACCTCTCAAAATCCAACCAATCTGACAGGAATATATAAATCAGTGAGCATCCAGACTCCTATAGTAACAACAAAAGTAGCCCAAAGTGCGTTATCCTTGACATCACCTGAGCTAACACTTTTGAATAAGGATCAGCTGCCAGTCACTGTGAAATCTCCAGcgcttccaaatggacaataccTTCAAATTCCTCCTAATGCTCAAGTGAAAACCCTTCCAGCATCCGCACTCCCCCCAGCCATAAAGAGGCAGATATTTACTTCATCAACGAGCTGTGCCTCAAATTCGAATTTGCCAATGGTTCTTTATGTGTCCCCTGTCCAAACCATGAAACCGGGTGGTACTCCATTATGTCCAACATTTCAGAAGGCACCCCTCTCCCTCAGCCGACTTCCAAGGCCATCTGGCCAGACACATTCTAAATGCTCATCATCAGGCTCAACACCGTGTTCTACTACTGCTAAGGATGGCAAAAGACCGGTCACTCCTATTAAGTGGGTGATTGAGGAGGCAGATGGCTCACCTGCTCAATGCCTTGTTCCCGTGAATTCCTCTTCTATGACCTCAGATATTTTGAAAACTCTGGCAGAGATGGAAAAAGCCACGAAACCCTGTGAAAACACAGCAAAAAAGTGTTCACCTTCCCAAGAGAGTCAGACAAGAATTGGCCAAGAGAAGGACAATGCCTTAGTGATGTACAATGGGAAGGTGTATTTTGTTGCCAAGAAAACCCCTGAGCTTTGTAACCGACCATCAAAGCCCTTGGAGGCCAGTAGGAACATGGGTGACTCCACCAAACAGGCAGCAGAAAGTGTTGGATTCAATCAGAGAATCAGCTTACCGCCCTCCCTACCCTTAAGCTCCTCACTTGGATCACAATTTTCAAATAAAACCAGACCAGATCCTAAACACATTGTTATACCAGATGACATCATTGACCTCTGTGACGATGATCCTCAAGATAACCTTACATATCAGGCAATATCAACAAGGGACGTAACAAGGCAACCTTTCAGACAGTCTGAAGTCGATGAGGATGAAGACTCCAATGTAATATTTGTCTCATACCTTCCACCCAAAACAGTGTCTAAAGTAGCTGAAGAAGACAAGGAAATGGCTCATATGCTGAATGACTTGGAAGCTGAACAAGAAGTGTTATGCAGTCAAGATCATTTGAATGGCCAGATAGTGGATAATCAGAACAAAGTATCTGGCCTGTCAATAGAAAAGTGTCAGAGCATTGCCACTGCCCAAGACATGGCAGGCTGTCAAGGTAGTGCAACAGGCCAAGAGTTGAACTCCCGCCAGCATGACATCACTGGTCAGTATAGGAAAATTCTTCAAAGATTTCATGGCCGTGCAACTGGAATCCGAATAGAGAACATTCAGGGTAATGCCACTAGCAAGGAAATGGGAAGCAGTCATCCCAGTGCCTCAACCCAAGAAATGGGGAATGTCCAGGATGATGCCACTGACCAGGGAATTGGAAACAGCCAGCACCATCCTGCCACGCAAGAAATGGACAACATTACTGGAAGTACCTCTCTCCAAACAGAAATGGAGACTCACAAAGAAAAG AGCTCATCAGATCCCATCCCTGAGCAGCGGACTTCTGTGTTGGACATGGAATCCTTGGAAACTTGTGATCGCCTGCTGAAACAGATGTTTGGGATCACATCTGATGTGAAAATATGTTTGGAGAGGATTGACGCTAAACCCAAGGCTATCCCTAAGGCGTTTCCTCGGATTGGGACCACAAACAAACGTACCATAGAGGCTATTCGCAAATTGTTACAGGGATCAAACATTTTGATAAAAAAGAGGGAACACAAGGAAACAGAG GTCTCTGCAACTAGGAAGGATGGTAGTTGCCCAATAGATGCTAAAAGACAGAAAATAGAAAAAGTAAAAAATGCATCTGAAAGTTCCGAAAACACAGAGCCTCTCACCAGTCCAACTCCTCAGCTGGAAAAGCAGCCCCTCACCAATCCAACTCCTCAGCTGGAAAAGCAGCCCCTCACCAATCTAACTCCTCAGCTGGAAAAGAAGCCCCTCACCAGTCCAACTCCTCAGCTGGAAAAGCAGCCCCTCACCAGTCCAACTCCTCAGCTGGAAAAGCAGCCCCTCACCAGTCCAACTCCTCAGCTGAAAAAGCAGCCCCTCACCAGTCCAACTCCTCAGCTGAAAAAGCAGCCCCTCGCCAGTCCAACTCCTCAGCTGGAAAAGCAGCCCCTCGCCAGTCCAAGTCCTCAGTTGAAAATGCAGCCCCTCGCCAGTCCATGTCCTCAGTTGAAAATGCAGCCCCTCGCCAGTCCATGTCCTCAGTTGAAAATGCAGCCCCTCGCCAGTCCAAGTCCTCAGTTGAAAATGCAGCCCCTCGCCAGTCCAAGTCCTCCGTTGAAAATGCAGCCCCTCGCCAGTCCAAGTCCTCAGTTGAAAATGCAGCCCCTCGCCAGTCCAAGTCCTCAGCTAGACATCTTATCTGATGCTGAACATATATTTGGCTATGAGGAACCGACTGTCAATTATCTAATTTCCACTCCAGTTGAAACAGGGGCCCCTTCCAAACCTCTGCCAGAAATCAATCCAGTACATATTTCAAAAAGAAGCTCAAACTCACCCGTTCCATCTGTCCACCCACAAACAAACGCTGAAGCTATGGATTGCGCTCCTGGGCCCTTCTGTGGCACAGCAAGCAACATAAAGCCGAACTCTAGAAGAAGAAGGGGAAAAGGGAAAAGATGCACAGCGTGTCCGTGTGGGGTGACTGGAACACTAGTACAAGAGAAAGCAATGAGCTCATCATCCACTTCACAAGAGGAGCCTAGTTCATCTAAACCACCAAACACCAGGTCCTCAGGGAGCAGTACCTTCGCAATTGCAAAATCAGCTAAACGAAAGGGTAGAAAGTCCACAAAGGCTCAAATGGAAGATAAAGAGCTAACATCTGTGGAGATCCAATGTCCTTCAACTGTGAGTGAGCAGGGAAGTAGTACGGCTGGAGAGATCCCAACCAGTTATCTCTGCTCTACAGCACTCATGGACCCTGAAGAAATCAAGCGTCATGAGAGAATCAAACGACTGAAAGAACTCTTGAAGGAGAAGGAGGCTGCTCTTGCAATGATTAGAAAGAACATGGGCTGA